A section of the Pedobacter sp. HDW13 genome encodes:
- a CDS encoding TolC family protein, producing the protein MRTKLFGLLFFSVTVLASTANAQQLLDAYVVEAFKNNIVLQQKNISLDKAQLALKTARSLYLPTVAFSTTWSTADGGRNIPLPLGDLLNPVYSTLNKLTATNNFPLMENQSINFLPKNYYDAKVRTTVPIINTDLGYNKQLSAQQVTLQEFEVQIYKRDLVRSIKTAYYNYQNALQAVDIYKSGLQLANEGLRVNEKLLDGGKGLPAYVLRSKSEVENVNAQLVAADQQVINARMYFNFLLNRDANEKIDANFDNQADLNKAPALIADLSVTGEREELKALGQLININKTALKMNRQFAVPKLGGFVDLGSQSEGFHFNDNTRYYMIGLQLDIPIFTGNRNNFKIKQSNLDLKNAELNANLAAQQLNLSAKTAQNNLRAAYQTYQSSLKQFEAASSYQRLIEKGYRAGTNSFIETIDARNQYTSAQLLVNINRYKVLSAMADVERETATYSIN; encoded by the coding sequence ATGAGAACGAAGTTATTTGGTTTGTTGTTTTTCTCGGTTACGGTTTTAGCCTCAACCGCAAATGCCCAACAGTTGCTGGATGCTTATGTAGTAGAAGCGTTTAAAAACAATATCGTTTTGCAACAAAAAAACATTTCGTTAGATAAGGCTCAGCTGGCATTAAAAACGGCCAGGAGTTTATATCTTCCGACTGTTGCTTTTTCTACCACCTGGTCTACTGCTGATGGAGGACGTAACATCCCCTTGCCGCTTGGCGACCTGTTAAATCCGGTTTACTCTACCTTGAATAAATTGACAGCCACCAACAACTTTCCTTTGATGGAAAACCAGAGCATTAACTTCCTGCCAAAGAATTATTACGATGCCAAAGTAAGAACAACGGTACCGATTATTAATACCGATTTAGGTTATAATAAACAATTATCGGCACAACAGGTAACTCTGCAGGAATTTGAAGTGCAGATTTACAAACGCGATTTAGTGCGGAGCATTAAAACAGCCTATTACAATTATCAGAATGCTTTACAAGCAGTTGATATTTATAAATCGGGTTTGCAGCTGGCGAATGAAGGTTTGCGGGTAAACGAAAAACTGCTTGATGGGGGAAAAGGTTTACCAGCCTATGTTTTGCGTTCGAAAAGCGAAGTAGAAAATGTGAACGCACAATTGGTTGCGGCTGATCAGCAAGTAATCAATGCCCGCATGTATTTTAATTTCCTCTTAAATCGTGATGCAAACGAAAAGATTGATGCGAATTTTGATAACCAGGCCGATCTGAATAAAGCTCCTGCACTGATTGCTGATTTATCGGTAACAGGTGAGAGGGAAGAATTAAAGGCTTTAGGCCAGCTGATCAACATCAACAAAACTGCACTTAAAATGAACAGGCAGTTTGCAGTACCGAAACTGGGTGGTTTTGTCGACCTGGGCTCGCAATCAGAAGGTTTTCACTTTAACGATAATACCCGCTACTATATGATTGGTTTGCAGCTCGATATTCCGATTTTTACCGGAAACCGTAACAACTTTAAAATCAAACAAAGTAACCTCGATCTTAAAAATGCCGAGCTGAATGCCAATCTGGCAGCACAACAGTTAAATCTTTCGGCCAAAACAGCGCAAAATAATTTAAGGGCAGCCTACCAAACCTACCAATCTTCACTCAAGCAGTTCGAGGCGGCATCAAGCTACCAGCGTCTGATCGAAAAAGGGTATAGAGCAGGTACAAATTCTTTTATAGAAACCATCGATGCCCGCAACCAATATACTTCAGCCCAACTTTTAGTAAACATAAACAGGTATAAAGTTTTATCGGCAATGGCCGATGTTGAGCGCGAAACCGCAACCTATTCAATAAATTAA
- a CDS encoding efflux RND transporter periplasmic adaptor subunit gives MKKIFIYSALLAAGFTISACGSHKTDNNNVGTQDTIPVQVMVLKVEDANHAIAASGQFTTNDETFLSFKNGGIINRILVKEGDAVHQGQLLATVNQTEISAQVQQVNLSYQKAERDYSRASKLYKDSVATLEQMQNAKTALQVAKQQLDAVKFNQNYSEIRATSSGFVLKKLANDGQVVGPGTPILQINGAKQSKWILKVGLSDVQWAALKIGDGATITTDALPNQTLNAKVTRKAEGIDPQSGTFGVELSLSDSKIQGLAAGLFGKATIIPTKTSSGYTIPYDALLDGGENEGYVFITNDNKTAQKVKVRLGAIQNDKITISGGLENATGLIVSGSAYLTDGSKIKVVK, from the coding sequence ATGAAGAAGATATTTATTTATTCAGCCCTGCTTGCTGCAGGTTTTACAATAAGTGCCTGCGGCAGTCATAAAACCGATAACAATAATGTCGGTACTCAAGACACCATACCAGTTCAGGTAATGGTACTAAAAGTTGAAGATGCCAACCATGCCATTGCAGCTTCCGGACAGTTTACCACCAACGACGAAACTTTTCTTTCGTTTAAAAACGGAGGCATCATTAACCGGATTTTGGTAAAAGAGGGCGATGCCGTGCACCAGGGACAATTACTGGCTACTGTGAACCAGACCGAAATTTCGGCCCAGGTGCAGCAGGTAAATTTATCATACCAAAAAGCCGAACGCGATTACAGTCGGGCAAGCAAACTGTATAAAGATAGTGTGGCCACCTTAGAGCAGATGCAAAATGCCAAAACCGCATTGCAGGTGGCCAAACAACAATTGGATGCGGTAAAATTCAATCAGAATTATTCCGAAATCAGGGCAACCAGTAGTGGTTTTGTGCTTAAAAAATTGGCTAACGATGGTCAGGTAGTAGGGCCAGGAACCCCGATTTTACAGATAAACGGAGCAAAACAAAGTAAATGGATTTTAAAAGTTGGTTTGAGTGATGTGCAATGGGCTGCTTTAAAAATAGGCGATGGCGCTACCATTACTACCGATGCGCTACCCAATCAAACATTAAATGCAAAAGTAACTCGTAAGGCTGAGGGTATAGACCCGCAAAGTGGAACTTTTGGTGTAGAGCTAAGCTTAAGCGATTCGAAAATTCAGGGGCTTGCTGCAGGCTTATTTGGTAAGGCTACCATTATCCCAACCAAAACAAGTAGCGGTTATACCATTCCTTACGATGCGCTTTTAGACGGTGGTGAAAACGAGGGTTATGTTTTTATTACAAATGACAATAAAACCGCCCAAAAAGTAAAGGTTCGGTTAGGGGCTATCCAAAATGACAAAATTACAATTAGTGGCGGTTTAGAAAATGCAACAGGCTTAATTGTTTCGGGTAGCGCTTATTTAACTGATGGTTCGAAGATTAAGGTGGTTAAGTAA